One [Clostridium] saccharolyticum WM1 DNA segment encodes these proteins:
- a CDS encoding DUF1788 domain-containing protein: MDLSQRLDEMELAIHKPSFRKGTGRANEVNYWVFDYPPEKELEVRERVEYLKNKNDRGDDDFELVVFDLYDIIIDFLEKKNFMEKCYDFEKKRGIERIVKAVTNSMKVNDDDSLIVQYIKEHTPENAVVFLTGIGKCYPILRSHKVLNNLHQAFVRCPVVMFFPGTYNEQELILFNEIKDDNYYRAFRLVK, encoded by the coding sequence ATGGATTTAAGCCAAAGACTGGATGAGATGGAGCTTGCAATCCATAAGCCGTCTTTCCGAAAAGGAACAGGCCGCGCAAATGAGGTCAACTATTGGGTGTTTGATTATCCACCGGAAAAGGAACTGGAAGTTCGGGAGCGTGTAGAGTATCTGAAAAATAAGAACGACCGGGGCGATGATGATTTTGAGCTTGTGGTCTTTGACCTGTATGATATCATCATTGACTTTTTGGAAAAGAAAAACTTCATGGAAAAGTGCTATGACTTTGAAAAAAAGCGAGGGATCGAGCGTATCGTCAAGGCAGTGACCAACTCCATGAAGGTAAATGACGATGACAGCCTGATCGTGCAATATATCAAAGAACATACGCCGGAGAATGCAGTCGTGTTCCTGACCGGTATCGGCAAGTGCTATCCGATTTTGCGCTCCCACAAGGTGCTTAACAACTTGCACCAGGCGTTTGTGCGGTGCCCGGTCGTGATGTTCTTTCCGGGAACCTATAATGAACAGGAACTGATTCTGTTCAATGAGATTAAAGACGATAACTATTACCGGGCATTCCGACTGGTAAAGTGA
- a CDS encoding DUF1819 family protein, with the protein MERKPYSAGAVKFSFWFMEFRKTVQLLSEGKSFADIKKLNEETNIYGAPTKLRAQQIYSTVTARIKTLDESFYPIFLSSDLATQKLFVLTAALLHDTLFFDFVYEVVREKMILGSDELKDADIRIFFKNKQEQSEKVASFQDYTLHRLGSCYKTQLYEAGLLESNRANSTRKILKPILDIAFEHWLYDHDLGIMVKTLTGVR; encoded by the coding sequence ATGGAAAGAAAACCGTATAGTGCCGGAGCAGTGAAATTTTCGTTCTGGTTCATGGAATTTCGGAAAACCGTGCAGCTTTTGAGCGAGGGTAAGAGCTTTGCAGACATTAAAAAGTTGAATGAAGAGACAAACATCTATGGCGCACCGACAAAACTACGAGCGCAGCAGATTTATTCTACCGTAACAGCCCGTATCAAGACATTAGATGAAAGCTTTTATCCAATCTTTCTGAGCAGTGATCTTGCTACACAAAAATTATTTGTGCTGACTGCGGCTCTTTTGCATGACACGCTGTTCTTTGATTTTGTGTATGAAGTAGTGCGGGAAAAAATGATTCTTGGTTCGGATGAGTTGAAGGATGCGGATATCCGAATATTCTTCAAAAATAAGCAGGAACAGAGTGAGAAAGTGGCTTCTTTTCAAGACTATACGCTACACCGCCTCGGCTCCTGCTATAAAACGCAGCTTTATGAAGCAGGACTTTTAGAAAGCAACCGGGCAAACAGCACAAGAAAAATACTGAAGCCAATTCTTGATATTGCATTTGAGCATTGGCTTTATGACCATGACCTTGGCATCATGGTAAAAACACTGACGGGGGTAAGATGA
- a CDS encoding helix-turn-helix domain-containing protein yields the protein MDFMTIKQASEKWGICTRRVQTLCTEGRIDGAERLGHQWVIPINAEKPKDARIKSGRYIKTKSGNGENEDGKKTV from the coding sequence ATGGATTTCATGACGATTAAGCAGGCTTCTGAAAAATGGGGTATCTGCACAAGGAGAGTACAGACATTATGCACGGAAGGGCGAATTGATGGTGCCGAGCGTTTAGGCCATCAGTGGGTCATTCCTATTAACGCCGAAAAGCCGAAGGATGCCAGAATCAAAAGCGGCAGATACATTAAAACAAAATCCGGAAATGGAGAGAACGAAGATGGAAAGAAAACCGTATAG
- a CDS encoding vWA domain-containing protein has protein sequence MRKNLTEIVFILDRSGSMSGLERDTIGGFNSMIEQQKKAEGEALISTVLFDNVSEVLHDRVNVRDIRPMTDRDYTVRGCTALLDAIGGAIHHIGNVHKYARPEDVPEHTMFVITTDGMENASRRYNSEKVKQMIERQKAKYGWEFLFLGANIDAVETASQFGIGADRAVNYQCDSEGTALNYEVVSEAISSVRCSAPLSADWKKRIDEDYKKRGGRKHK, from the coding sequence ATGAGAAAGAATTTAACAGAGATCGTTTTTATCTTAGACCGCAGCGGTTCCATGAGCGGATTGGAACGGGATACCATCGGCGGATTCAATTCCATGATTGAGCAGCAGAAAAAAGCAGAGGGCGAAGCACTGATCTCAACGGTGCTGTTTGACAATGTGAGCGAAGTCCTGCACGACCGTGTAAATGTAAGGGACATCCGACCGATGACTGACCGTGATTACACGGTTCGTGGATGCACAGCACTCTTAGATGCCATCGGTGGTGCGATTCATCACATTGGAAATGTTCATAAGTACGCAAGACCGGAGGACGTGCCGGAACATACCATGTTTGTAATCACTACGGACGGAATGGAAAATGCCAGCCGCCGGTACAACAGCGAAAAAGTGAAGCAGATGATCGAGCGGCAGAAAGCAAAATACGGATGGGAGTTTTTGTTCCTCGGTGCCAATATTGATGCAGTAGAGACCGCAAGCCAGTTTGGAATCGGCGCAGATCGTGCAGTCAACTATCAGTGCGACAGTGAAGGAACCGCGTTGAATTATGAGGTGGTCAGCGAAGCAATCAGCTCCGTACGGTGCAGTGCCCCGCTGAGTGCAGACTGGAAAAAGCGTATAGACGAGGACTACAAAAAGCGTGGAGGCCGCAAGCACAAGTAA
- a CDS encoding O-acetyl-ADP-ribose deacetylase: MPLQIIRNDITKMSVDAIVNAANTSLLGGGGVDGCIHRAAGPELLAECSTLHGCETGSAKITKGYRLPCKYVIHAVGPRWRDGKHREQELLESCYRTSLNLAKENGCQSVAFPLISSGIYGYPKDQALKVAVDTISTFLLENEMMVYIVIFDRKAYQISGKLFADIAAYIDDRYVEEHTDSREEQRRRLEALPEESCFEAAPVPLPPEEICKSCSSQSLEEALGQIDESFSEMLLRKIDESGMTDAQCYKKANIDRKLFSKIRSDKFYKPSKPTVLAFALALELPLAQMQEMLGKAGFTLSHSSKFDIIVEYFVERGNYNVYEINEALFAFDQSLIGA, from the coding sequence GTGCCCTTACAGATTATTAGGAACGATATTACAAAAATGAGCGTTGACGCAATCGTCAATGCGGCTAACACGTCTCTTTTGGGCGGAGGCGGAGTGGACGGCTGCATTCATCGTGCCGCCGGACCGGAGTTGCTTGCAGAGTGCAGTACGCTGCATGGCTGCGAGACCGGCAGCGCAAAAATCACAAAGGGATACCGACTGCCCTGCAAATATGTAATCCATGCGGTCGGACCGCGTTGGCGGGATGGCAAGCATCGAGAACAGGAGCTTCTGGAATCCTGCTATCGGACATCTCTGAACCTGGCAAAAGAAAATGGCTGTCAGTCGGTGGCCTTTCCGCTGATTTCCTCCGGCATTTACGGCTATCCGAAAGACCAGGCTCTGAAGGTTGCAGTCGATACCATCAGCACATTCCTGCTGGAGAATGAGATGATGGTCTACATCGTTATCTTTGATCGGAAGGCATATCAGATTAGCGGAAAACTTTTTGCTGATATCGCGGCTTACATAGATGACCGGTATGTGGAGGAACACACCGACAGCCGGGAAGAACAGAGAAGGCGACTCGAAGCGTTGCCAGAGGAATCCTGCTTTGAAGCTGCACCTGTTCCGCTGCCGCCCGAAGAAATCTGTAAATCTTGCAGCAGTCAATCTTTGGAGGAGGCACTGGGGCAGATTGATGAGAGCTTTTCGGAAATGCTGCTGCGGAAGATTGATGAAAGCGGCATGACAGATGCCCAGTGTTACAAGAAGGCAAACATTGACCGGAAGCTCTTTTCCAAAATTCGTTCTGATAAGTTCTATAAGCCATCCAAACCTACAGTGCTGGCATTTGCCCTGGCTTTGGAACTGCCGCTTGCCCAGATGCAGGAGATGCTGGGTAAGGCAGGTTTTACCCTTTCCCATTCGAGCAAATTCGATATCATTGTAGAATATTTTGTTGAACGGGGAAACTACAATGTGTATGAAATCAACGAGGCACTGTTTGCTTTTGACCAGAGCCTGATCGGAGCATAA
- a CDS encoding relaxase/mobilization nuclease domain-containing protein — MAATRLIALHINKGKTVAQCLADRTDYSENAAKTEDGKYISAYACDAKTCDEEFLLSKRQYEHITGRTQAHDVIAYQIRQSFKPGEITPEEANKIGYETAMRFTKGKHAFIVATHVDRAHIHNHIIFNSTTLDCTRKFRDFRLSGLALARLSDIVCLEHRLSVIIRKPYGERQKRTEYPERKSQRDEICEAIDAALERKPKDFRELIGILQKAGYEYKDGKQPALRGKDHTRFARFRSLGKGYSLEELCEVIAGNAVHKSKFAEKTRTSARSAQVHQRTELSFLIDVRAKMQAGKGVGYARWAKVFNLKQMAKAMMFMEEHGIKSYAELKEKADEITEKCDALLESVKADEARMSEVSVLRKHLINYAKTKDVFAAYKASGYNREFYEAHRDMLALRSAAKKAFDAYKKENGSDKKLPRISKLNAEYVMLLERKKSSYAEYRKTKSEMQDWLVAQKIVQEILKEDEQKKEQLHEQEVRQEEENKENSR, encoded by the coding sequence ATGGCGGCTACAAGACTAATTGCGCTGCATATCAATAAAGGAAAGACGGTAGCGCAGTGTCTGGCTGACCGTACTGATTATTCTGAGAATGCAGCAAAGACGGAAGATGGAAAATATATCAGCGCGTATGCCTGTGATGCAAAGACCTGTGATGAAGAATTTCTGCTTTCCAAACGGCAGTATGAGCATATCACGGGAAGAACTCAGGCACATGATGTGATTGCATATCAGATTCGGCAATCTTTTAAGCCCGGAGAGATCACGCCGGAGGAAGCAAACAAGATTGGGTATGAGACAGCTATGCGCTTTACCAAGGGGAAACATGCTTTTATCGTGGCTACCCATGTTGATCGTGCGCACATTCATAACCATATTATTTTTAATTCGACTACATTAGACTGCACAAGAAAATTCCGAGATTTTCGCTTATCCGGTCTTGCGCTGGCAAGGCTCAGTGATATCGTCTGCTTGGAACACCGGCTGTCGGTCATTATCCGGAAGCCCTATGGGGAGCGGCAGAAGAGAACAGAATACCCGGAGAGAAAATCGCAGCGGGATGAAATCTGCGAGGCCATTGATGCGGCATTGGAAAGAAAACCAAAAGACTTCCGGGAACTGATTGGAATTTTGCAGAAAGCAGGGTACGAGTATAAAGATGGAAAACAGCCTGCCCTGCGGGGAAAAGACCATACCAGATTTGCTCGTTTCCGCTCTCTTGGCAAAGGATATTCGCTTGAAGAACTCTGTGAAGTGATTGCCGGAAATGCGGTTCATAAAAGCAAATTTGCAGAGAAAACCCGCACAAGCGCACGGTCGGCGCAGGTGCATCAGAGGACGGAGCTGTCGTTCCTTATTGATGTCCGTGCCAAAATGCAGGCGGGCAAAGGCGTGGGATATGCGCGTTGGGCGAAAGTTTTTAATCTGAAGCAGATGGCAAAAGCTATGATGTTCATGGAAGAGCATGGAATCAAGAGCTATGCAGAGCTAAAGGAAAAGGCAGATGAAATTACTGAAAAATGCGATGCGCTGCTGGAATCTGTAAAGGCAGATGAGGCGCGGATGTCGGAAGTGTCAGTGCTGCGAAAGCACCTAATCAATTATGCTAAGACAAAAGATGTTTTTGCTGCGTATAAGGCATCCGGCTACAATCGGGAGTTCTATGAAGCCCATCGGGATATGCTGGCCTTGCGCAGCGCAGCGAAAAAGGCGTTTGATGCCTATAAGAAAGAGAACGGCTCTGACAAAAAGCTCCCGCGCATCAGCAAGCTGAACGCAGAGTATGTGATGCTTCTGGAACGAAAGAAAAGCTCCTATGCAGAGTACCGCAAGACCAAATCGGAAATGCAGGATTGGCTTGTGGCACAGAAGATCGTACAGGAAATCCTGAAAGAGGACGAACAGAAGAAGGAGCAGCTGCATGAGCAGGAAGTGCGGCAGGAAGAAGAAAATAAAGAGAATAGCAGATGA
- a CDS encoding plasmid mobilization protein, translated as MSVREHWINVRVNPEELARIREKQKELGIRNTGAYMRKMAMDGYCVNLDLSDVAQVSTLLRRCSNNLNQYAKRANESGSIYAEDIRDLQRRLDELWEMQKLILKRLSGIR; from the coding sequence ATGAGTGTTCGGGAACACTGGATCAATGTACGGGTGAATCCGGAAGAGCTGGCCAGGATTCGTGAAAAGCAGAAGGAATTGGGCATTCGGAATACCGGTGCTTATATGAGAAAAATGGCGATGGACGGGTACTGCGTAAATCTTGATTTGTCAGATGTGGCGCAGGTATCCACCCTTCTTCGCCGATGCAGCAACAACCTGAACCAGTACGCAAAACGAGCCAATGAATCCGGAAGTATCTATGCGGAGGATATCCGGGATTTGCAGAGGCGGCTGGATGAACTCTGGGAGATGCAGAAGCTGATCCTGAAGAGGCTTTCTGGTATTCGCTGA